A stretch of DNA from Mobula birostris isolate sMobBir1 chromosome 26, sMobBir1.hap1, whole genome shotgun sequence:
GgacagcctaagaccagaggacacagcctcagaatagaggggcatccttttagaatggagatgaggaattcctttagccatagagtggtgaatctgaggaattctttgccatgggcaactgttgaggccaagtctttatgtatatctaagaggttgatagattcttgattggtcagggcatgaagggatatgaggagaaggcaggacattgggactgagaggaaaattggatcagccatgatgaaatgtcatagcagactcgatgggccaaatggcctaattctgctcctatatcctgtgGTCTTATGGAATGTGTTGGCATGACATCAAATGGAAAGATGGATAGTTGGGTATGGCATTGAAAAAGTCAAACTGCCGCTATGATGGTGAATTTGAAGAAGTAGGATAACATTTTTAAATTGGGGGAAATGCTGTACTTTATTCATAACTTTTGGGATTACATTTGCTTTTCAGACCTATTCCTACATAAAAACTGTGATTTAATCTACGCCTGAAGCTGTGGTAGTCTCTAATTTCATTTTGTTTGATGTTCTGTGAGTATTTATTGTTTCAagccatttttttttctgtatttcaggtTGGTTTGAAGGTAGGAGTCCGCACACGTGGCTGCAGTGGTCTGTCATATGTCATAGAGTATGCAACGGAGAAAGGAAAGTTTGATGAAGAAGTTAATCAAGATGGTATGGAGTATCAATAATCTGTAGTTTGCAGTGGAGTAAAATACCATGCTTTATCTTGATCTTAACTGAAAATCCTCAATTTGCTAGAAGTGTAGTCTTACATAATACTGTACGTTAGCTTTAAGACCTCATTGTCTCATATTATTGGCCTGCTAATTATGAACACTTAACATCTGGGTTGGGTTTGATGGTTGTACCAGAAAACTGGGAATTCTGTCTCTGTCTTTAAGAATTGCTTTTGTTGAACACTGTTTTAAATCCATCATGCAATTGCAGTGAAATTGTGACTGTTATCTGTTTTATCAATGGAAAGCATTGAATATAGTTTGTTCCTCAGTGTCATCCAGTCTATTCATAAACTTTTGTTTACTTCACAGGCGTACGTGTGTTCATCGACCAGAAAGCACAGTTAACCCTGCTTGGAACTGAAATGGATTTTATTGAATCAAAACTCTCTAGTGAATTTGTTTTTAATAACCCAAATATTAAAGGAACATGTGGATGTGGTGAAAGTTTCACaatataaattaaatatttaaaatgtaagCAATATGGGATTATATAGATTTATTTTGAAATTCACAGAAGAATTAGGTATGTGTTTGAGAGTCTTGCATTACTTTTGGAAAGAACAAGTGTAATGGGATGTTTGGGATTATTCCACGAGGAGTCAGTGTATACATTAGTCTGAACAACCTCCATCTGTGCCAAGAGATAAAACTGTCTCAAAATCGTACAGTTGAACATCTTGTCTTCAAGTCTTGAAGCAACGCTGTTCGATATTTCCACCATTTGCTGAGATATGGCTCATCATTACCACTTAAAGCCCTTGCAACGTATAAACCAAGTAGAACCTTGCCGTTGAAGATATTCAATTGAATTGTGCATTTGTTCTAAATAACAATCCTGTGTGTAAATATTTGATTTATGCTGCTATCTTGCTAAATCAGTTAGAGGTAATGTGCTTAACAATTGAGTCATTGTATTCAACATTGGGGGAAAATCTTTAAGTAGTTCCAAAACACGGAGTGTATGTGAATTAAGAAGTACTTTACTCCTTGATTCACAGCTGGACATTCAGAAACCACACAACTTTGACTTAAGGGATGAGATT
This window harbors:
- the LOC140188232 gene encoding iron-sulfur cluster assembly 1 homolog, mitochondrial-like encodes the protein MAVRASVKAVTSRRLRLPTKAALVLTSSAVNRIRSLLQERPECVGLKVGVRTRGCSGLSYVIEYATEKGKFDEEVNQDGVRVFIDQKAQLTLLGTEMDFIESKLSSEFVFNNPNIKGTCGCGESFTI